One segment of Pseudomonadota bacterium DNA contains the following:
- a CDS encoding adenylate/guanylate cyclase domain-containing protein: MAGAGERDRQRLHRSAQRPAGAQRRPASRGDGAPLSCLRNFAALSDAHPPEIVAENLNTLFEVVERQIALAGGEVLKLMGDTVLAYFPYGLELEAPEAVTRALRAVGEINVRLPRGLSLGVGLHRGELAYGNVGSMERLDFTVVGSTVNEARRIQRMTARLDLPVLASAAVARCSPERWRPCDHEEAGPHAGSDALFEPR; the protein is encoded by the coding sequence ATGGCGGGTGCTGGCGAACGTGATCGCCAACGCCTACATCGGTCCGCGCAGCGGCCTGCGGGTGCTCAACGGAGACCTGCGTCGCGGGGAGATGGAGCGCCGCTCAGCTGCCTTCGAAACTTCGCGGCGCTGAGCGATGCGCACCCGCCGGAGATCGTGGCCGAGAACCTCAACACCCTCTTCGAGGTGGTCGAGCGCCAGATCGCCCTGGCTGGTGGTGAGGTGCTCAAGCTCATGGGAGACACCGTGCTTGCGTACTTCCCCTACGGCCTCGAGCTCGAAGCGCCGGAGGCCGTGACCCGCGCGCTGCGCGCCGTGGGCGAGATCAACGTCCGGCTGCCCCGGGGCCTGAGCCTGGGCGTCGGTCTGCATCGTGGCGAGCTGGCCTACGGCAACGTCGGGTCGATGGAGCGCCTCGACTTCACGGTGGTGGGCAGCACCGTGAACGAGGCGCGACGGATTCAGCGGATGACTGCGCGGCTCGACCTTCCCGTGCTCGCCTCGGCCGCGGTGGCACGGTGCTCGCCTGAGCGCTGGCGACCGTGCGACCACGAAGAAGCAGGCCCGCACGCAGGGTCAGACGCGCTCTTCGAGCCTCGCTGA